In Octopus sinensis linkage group LG15, ASM634580v1, whole genome shotgun sequence, the genomic stretch GTGATAGCCATCTACAAACAAATGCAAATatcgctgataataataataataataataataataaactgaaggAAAATAACTAACTCCATCAACGATAAGATAGCTACAAGACTTTTGCTAATCTAATATTTCTTCATGCTATTGAGGTATTCCGAACATAAAGAAGACATAcgttatataaaacaaaatgagaCAATTGGCGTCGGCATACATAAGTGCTTTAGTGATCATGTATTAACTGTTTGAGCGATTCTTACAATTTCACGTTTgcattaatatataatagtatacatacgaatataatatacttgaaaagatatatatatatattatatatatatatatatatatatatatatatacatacatacatacatacagacagacatacatacatacatacatacatacatacatacatacatttgtttgctttgcgttttttttttcagaaaccaCTCGAAGTGTCTCttagagataaatatttaataacatatttatttgGAAATGTCTATGCAGTAAAACGAGCAGTAACAAATTACTGTTAAACTGCAAATCACCCCAAAGTGGAAAACCTCCATTGTCATATATTCAAGTATCTATAATTCCATTCTAAAAGTGAATAGTAAAGCAATATTTTTATGAAGAATCGCAAACCATATTTCGAAAGAAGCTTTCCGTGTGAGTGTAAGTGCAGACAGAAAAACGAAGTGTAtaaaaaaagctaaaaaataaaaaagttcgGGAAGTTTGAAAAATATAACCTTAACACAGACAGAAgcgaggaaaataaaaagaaagatttcaaacaaatattaaaaaaacaaaaaactaccaAGAATAAGTTTTCCCCCTAGAgttttctatatttctaactTTCGGACAGTGTCTCACTCTCGCAATATATattgcctctgtctgtctctctctctctctctctctctctctatatatatatatatatgttctatcgGAAGTAATCTCTGATACAAATAAATGGCTAGTACTGTTTTGCTGGCTCCGAtagataatattaaaaaatttctaaaaaaccgCCTGgaattttaaaagtttaattacaaatttgacaCAAACTTACAAcaaatgcaaataaatcaaactgCAAGCCGAACAAACATGGCTGACTTTACAAACGAAACTTATGTAGAGGAATCTTCACTTGATTTCCTCTTTATTTTTAGGTCTATAGCAATGGTTGCTATAATGGTGTGCGCTGTTTTCGGGAACTTTCTGGTCATAATTAGCGTGTATAAATTCTATCGTCTACGAGTGTTAACGAACTATTTCATTGTGTCATTGGCGTTTGCAGACTTATTAGTCGCTTTAATGGTCATGCCGTTTAGTGCTAGTATCGAAATCATGAACGGCCAATGGTTTTTCGGCCGTACTATGTGTGATATATTTAATGCGAACGACGTTCTTTTCAGTACGGCTTCCATTTTGCATCTTTGTTGCATCAGTATGGATCGTTACATAGCTATAATGTATCCGTTAAAATATGATTGTCATATGACAAGGGTACGAGTATTAGTGATGCTCGTTATAACATGGGTGTCTTCAGTGTGTATATCTTACATTCCAGTTCATTCTCAGCTCTACACCACCAAAGAAAATGTTTTGGAGCTGTACAATGCAACGAACACGTGTCCGTTCGTAGTCAACACTCAATATGCAGTTATGTCGTCTTTCGTTTCGTTTTGGATACCTGGTGCGATAAtggtttgtttgtatgtaaaaatatatttggaaGCTCGCAGACAAGAGCACGCTATTCAATCGACAGTGATGCTTCACACGAACTATCATAGTGGCCTATTGGCCAACGGAAGTCGATATACGGATACGTCAGAACAAAGAAATGAACGAAAGCGAATAAAGCGTGAACATAAAGCAGCTAAAACGCTGGGGATCATAATGGGCGCATTTCTTGCTTGTTTTATGCCGTTCTTCTCCTGGTATGTAATCACAAACATCTGCCAAGAGGCTTGCCCTTATCCCCCCGTATTGAGTTCGACACTATTCTGGATCGGTTACTTTAATTCCTGTCTAAACCCTATAATCTATGCTTACTTCAATAGAGACTTTAGAAATGCTTTCATCAAACTGCTCAAACTTGAAAAATGCCGTTGTTTCCGGCAAGATTCCGACGTCGTTCATTTAAACTATGCTACGAATATCTCAGACCACAAAGACATGACAAGCGTTCATCTAAGTGTAGACACCCGGAGGCAACCAGTATAACTCCTTCTAAAAACTTAGATGAAATATAAcaatgactttaaaaaaaaaaaaaaaataaaataaacccacagaaaaacattttttttttaatcaaaagagGTAAAATGTGTGCTAAACATTAAGTGTGGTTtcgtgaaatatttttttttgtctattcattttgtcctgtttttattttcttgtttttctttcagttaaaCAATGTCAGGAGTTTTTGGGTGAAAAGTAACAAAATTCCCACCGACACATTATCTAAAGATGGCAGTATTGAATTCTGAATTCTGTTCTTCTTTGCAACGATTTCCTTGAACTATGGAAGTAATACacatagacaacaacaacaacaacaacaataataataataataataataataataacaataacaataataataataataatgacaatgataatgataatgacaacagcaacaccaacgaTTATAAAATGAACGCCATTACAAATACATCCACTCTAAGATTTCCCTTATCCTCAAAGCTCATTAAAAAATTTGTGAGTATTTGTGCAAAGCGGTGGTATGATCAATACGCATCATATAACGActataatgaaaatgatatttaaaaaaagacagttcaaaaaagaagtgaaagaagaaaataaatgaaaattatagcAACAATATTAAattctatgtatttttttattattataaaattcaaaatccttaaatctaataagcatatatatataaatatatatatatatatggcatatgtatataccactgtggtgctccagtatgactgcagcCGCATGGTTGAAgcgagtaaaagaatagaagactatatatttatatacatataaatgaacatatgtatatatatatatttctatatgcatgtatgtatgagtgtgtttatgtgtgtttgtgttatatatgcatatatgcatgtagatatatatatatatatatatgtatgtatatgtgtgtatatatatatatatatatatggggacacAATATTTGAGCGTGTCAGTATATGAGTATGCTGCTGTGAtacgtctatatctatctatatatatgtttcggtatgtatatatctatctgtctatctctctctctctctctctctctctctctctctatcctaatatatatagaatatctatatatatatatatcatatattatacatatacatgcgtacatatgtatatttttatatatatgtccttGTATAAGATCATAGATGTATTCATTTAACATACAAGGTGTTGATTTGTATTTATTTGGgtattataaatctgaaattataataattaatcgAGTATCGTATGCAAGATCGAAAAACAAAGCAGAAACAAGAGGTAACTTGCTACTCGTCATTGTCAAAACTTGCGCATTCTCTTCgatttctcttcttttctaattttatatgaTTTATTTGTTCTAATATCGCTATGTActccatataaatgtatatatatttacaataaacatacacacctacatatacaatatatatataatatatatttgtatatatacatatatatatatgttttatatgtatatatatatatatatgattacatatgtatatatataatatatatataaatataatatatacatatatatatatgtatatgtaaatttatttatatatgtatatatatatatatgtatgtaatgcatgaatgagcataaccacacacataacacacatacacacacatatatagtatatgtatatatatatatatatatataatatatatatatatatatatatatatatattatatgtgtgtgtatgtatgcatatgcatacatgaaatgaatgtgcttgtgtgtgatacGAATGCGTATAGTTTTCATCCAAATTTCTAACTTTATATTCTCATCCGTCTCTCCGACTATATCCACATCATGCCAGTCTGTCCGTGCAAGGAAAACAAAGCGTGGAAAATCAGTATGCTTCCTTTAATGTTAAACAAAGAAacgcccacacacataaatatatatatatatatatatatatataatatatatatatacatatatgtatgtatatacatataatatataaatgcatatatatatacacatatatacacacacatatatcatactataatatagattatatatgagtgtgggtgCTTCTTTActcaatataaaaagaaacatactAATTTCGAATGATTTGGCTTCCTTGATCAgacaggtctatatatatatatatatatatatatagatatagatatagatatagatatagatatatatgtatgtatgtatgtatgtatgtatgtatgtatgtatgtatgtatgtatgtatgtatgtttgtatgtatgtgtgtgtgtgagtgtgtgtaaattcctgcgtgtatatatatatgtataaatatatgtctgtatatatatatatatatatatatatatatatatatatatatacgcagattattcacacatatacataaagttCACAAAGTATACAGACAAATGGATAATTTCCAACGCAAAGCAAATTTCGtaaaataatacacaaaataGATCTTTTGCAGAGTTCTGTAATATTTTCAATTCCAATAGCTCCAAGCAAATGGTAAAACCTCATCGAATTTCACTAATGATTCCTGGATATGTGAACACGTTCTAATCTGGTTTTGAAAGTCTTTGGTAAATTTTTATTGTCTATAATGTGGATATGTGAAgatcgtttatatatttattttttgaagaagtctggtgtatgcatacatatatacatatatgtgtgtgtttctgtgtgtatgtgtgtgtgtgtacattcgttcgtccatgtgtgtgtatatgcttgcatgcttgaacatatgtgtgcatggggatatataaatatgcttttcTGCATTGCTATACAAATACttattaatatgaataaatacatgtaaaatattacgtatatacgtatatatatatacaaatatatacgtatgtatgtagcatatatacatgtgtatagatatatatatatataatatagagacacacacaaatatgtataaacatatatatatatatatatcaatatatatatatataacatatatatattatatatataatatatatatatatatataatatctatatattcatgcacgtatgtatatgtatgtatgtatgcatgtatgtatgtacttatacatacttGGAtaagtttcttttctctttcaaagtATAAAACTTTTCTGATTTCCTTCTCACCTTATTTTCTTCACTTGtatgtaccacacacacagacagttacccctacacgcacacactcacacacaNNNNNNNNNNNNNNNNNNNNNNNNNNNNNNNNNNNNNNNNNNNNNNNNNNNNNNNNNNNNNNNNNNNNNNNNNNNNNNNNNNNNNNNNNNNNNNNNNNNNtgctgacgccctaaccactaagcaacgcgCCTCCACTCTGCCTTACTTATTTGAAGGAAAAATGTATAAAACGCCAACTAGAcataaatatacgataaataaaacgaaaacatACGCTCAAAACAACGGTGTTATGGAATGACCGATGATGTAATGATGTTGGCAAATGTGGGAAACAAGTCAAGATaagttttgtattatttatttcagcGAGGTTGAAAGTGTCGGGGTATTGATAAGAAAATAACTAATTCAATCTAACGTGTACACTTGTTGGCAAGGAATTAGAGAATTGTTTATCGTGTAAATATTTGAGTTCCTCCATCTGTTGGGAAAAAAGAATAGTTAGGTTAATGTTAATAAGTATTGTTTCGCAAAAGCATTACAAATTACCTTGAAATACTCATGGGATAGTGAACAAATTTGTATAATACTTAGAGGCACCGAAGTGGTCAACTGGCTTGAGATTATACCATGTTCATGAGGTCAGTATTGATACCAAAACGCGGTGGGTCTTGTTTAGCAGAACTTATAACaagttatataattttttgtttttttttgtatattattatcgTTTCTCATTGTTGCAATGCTTTATGTTCTATTCATGAATAAAGTTTGCATTATTTAAACTATTGCGATTAGATGTACACTCTACAAAACGATaaggaaatacaaaatattaaaaaaagacccGTATAGAATGCAATATGTGAAACCTGCAAAGCTTTGATATCAATTTAACCGACTTTCCAAGGGAGTTAATAAAGATATGTAACAGTTTTAACACTTTCGATGATTCAATGAAATCTAGCACGTACGTGAAAGTGACTGTTGCTTCCAACATGACAATGTGTGTAAACCTCCctgcggtgtgtgtgtatgtatcgctCTCTCTGtttacacaccacaccacacacatacacacacacatatacatatatatataaatacaaacgcatatatatatatatacgtatataaagacATATGTACACAACATATAGAATATGTGAATGCttctgtatgcatacatctatgcagATAAGCATAagtcttatcttatatatatatatataatatatatatataatatattatatataataatatatatatacacacaacatacatattcccacatgtatatacactatgCACACATGCTTACGTAGTGTTtgatacatataatgtatatgtctctgtgtgcgcgtgtatttgagtacgtgtttgcatatgtatgtatgtatgtatgtatgtatgtatgtatgtatgtatgtatgtacatccagATTATTTTGAGAATACTTTCAGATGTATAGCTAGAAACTGGATTATAGTCAGGTCATTCTGATATCTCTTATAGATCGATTATTGAGTAATTTGATTAATTGTTATcaaattacatttacatatatacagataaatgtatacataacaatacacacacgcacacacagattaatatatatgcatctacataatacatacatacatacatacattatatatatatatatatatatatatatagatatatatatatatacgaaattgaTGCActtgcacataatatatatagaaatatgtcatagatatatatgcatctgaACTATATAAAACCTATAAACATATAACATAATCAACAAATACACCTGTGCGTATTTGTGTggttgcatctatctatctatctatctatctatctatctatctatctatctatctatctatctatctatctatctatctatctatctatctatctatctatctatctatctatctgtctatctatctatgtagctatGCATtggcgtgtgtggttgtgtgtacatctataagtatatacatcaagaataaacgaatatatatatgtatgtatgtatgtatgtatgtatgtatgtatgtatgtatgtatgtatgtatgtatgtatgtatgtatgtatgtacgtatgtatcagtTCAAATACAGCTCAGCGTGCGAAAATCAAACGACTCTCTTTTCTCTGAGCTATCTTTCCAAAATTCAATAATAACCGATGATTATTGGAATATTTCGGCTGCAACAAAATATTTAGCTGGAAAGGTATCAAATGTATTAAAACGAAAAAAACCCCGACTATTCCCACAATACACCTgttaaactatatgtatatgcaagtctCCATCctaatgtgtttgtatgcatttttaggcgtgtgtgtgtctatgaatgtgcGTTAGTTTCTTTCTATATTGACTGCATGACTGAGATAATCGTTTGAAGTTCTCACTTGAATTCCTCTCAGGAATACAGTACATTTAATCGTGGGTTCAATATTAAAGCTAAAATTAATGGAATGTTCCCTTATAATACAATCGAGTGCTTTATAGTAGAATGgtcttcttgtttatatatataacgttttcttttccatctatctatctatctgtctaagcatctatctacatatctatctccctatctattatctatctatcagtttatctAGCTGTCtttttatctgtgtatgtataaatgtatgtgtgtgtatatgtgcacatatatatatatatataaatgtatatacatatctatctatctatctatctatctatctatctatctatctatctatctatctatctatctatctatctatctatctatctatctatctatctatctatctatctatctatctatctctctctctctctctatatatatatacatatacagaaaattatcaattagtcaatttagggtagcaaaaaattcaatagaaatttatcgctaccagcggcctagtggaaaagagaaaatagtcaaagactaaatatataaatataacaatttaggagtgaccttaacaggccattcgtccaccagaaagagcagccataactcacaccgccaagtagtagtaattcagaaattaggtgaaaatttaaaaacatttaccctaattcattcttttatttcacctaatttctgaattactataCTTGGCggggtgtgagttatggctgctctttctggtggacgaatggcctgttaaggtcactcctaaattgttatattatatacatatacatatacataatatatatatattatatatatatatattatatataatatatatatatatatatgtatatatatacatacatacatacatatatatattatatatatatatatatatatatatatatattatatatatatatatatatatatatatatatatatatatatatcttactctgatttttactcttttacttgtttcagttatttgactgtggccatgcaggagcaccgcctttagacgctCGGTGGTGCGGTGAAAGCAcgctaaaaacaacaaaaaacgccCAAAAACAAACGAAGCACGCTTCTCCTTCCCTTACATGCTTTTATTTATACTTTAGCAGATCTACATCTCTTTCGCCATCCCACGTATTTTTTGGGACACTTTCATATCTTTTATGtcctcacatacatgcattcactccACTCTGCCAAACGTTAcaaccacacactcatacaccccaACCAATATTCTTCACTCCTCCCACACACTTTTTAACGCCTCCTTACTTTCAGACTTTCGTATATCTTGCACATAAACATACCTCTTCTCTTAAGCCCGTTTCCTCTCatacatccatctacatacacattcattcctCCCTTCATAATTTCCCAAGAGAACATAATTCCCCACTCCGGCATACGCTGTTTTCTCACAGTTCACAAATTCTCCGATGTCTTTtctctatattcttttactattgGTGTTGCacatattttcattatcattttctgattttactttataattatttttctttcctgcACTCATTATTTCTTTCTGTCACAAAACCaaatcttcttttctctttccctttttttctgatgaaggactaacaTCCAAAACGCTCACACGCTATCCGCTAATTCATAGTCACTAAAATAATGCCGTGCTTGTAAGACGCTTTTCTTCGTGTATTGttcattctttgttattttgtcaTTAAATTTTCTTGTCAGCGCTTTCACGGATTTGTCATGACTTTGAACACGGAACTGCAAGTTTGAGTTCACTATTGATGATTTTACTACAGACAgtgcatggatttaccaaagacataaatatgaaatatggcttagaaaaatgcgccaaaacAAGCaatcttgaaaagaggaaaactagttaagagtagctaCACCACAcgagataaagcaaatgaaataagagaattaaacCAAAgccatgcatacaaatatttatgaataaatgaactagatacgatacaacacacaaatgaaagagaaaataaagaaagaatactatagacaaattagattaatactgaaaacagatctcaatgcgaaaaacaagaaataggtattaacacattagccgtcccagttataagttacagctacaatatccttaattgggatctaaatgaactaatcaaaatatacaggtaaacaagaaaaataatgacaggatttaggatgcaccacccaaaatctgacatagaaagattatatatagaaCGTACAGAAgttggtagaggccttatacagctggaaaataaccaccataggactacaaatatacctacttcagaagtaaggaaaactaatacaaatagccacaaaacaagaacaaagcaaaacacttttcagtctttaaggaaccTGACAAATACAAATAAGAAGTCATAGCatctaacaactatgaagaagaggaaggaacaacaaaagctgtaaaacaaaggAAATCCAAAATAAATCTAGAACATCAACGGATCAGGATAAAATGATGGCAAAatgccccttcatggcaaatactgggttaaactaaacgcAGAAGAAAgtgacaaagcaaaatcccaacaatggttgagaaactcaggactcaaagcagaaactgaaggatttttaattgcagcacaagaccaagcatagtctgttgtgtctggggagagtcgttttctttttgtgccttataatgtaacacacgcaccggtaaaatttccacttattcattatttttattttcctaaaattttcgttgcgtcttgcaaccttttcaataatcaagagtcaagactattgaaaaggtcgcaagacgcaacgaaaattttaggaaaataaaaataagaaataagtggaaattttaccggtgagtgtgttacattataaggcacaaaaagaaaatgactctccccagacacaacagaattacagtaaattatttttcaataaatattaacTGAATGTATAATAATGCCATTACTACGATTTGTTTCTCATTGCCGTTTATTCTGCTAGCAATCTCAACTCGTTGCCTCTTAGTTTATTGGTTGTTTGCTATTGTTTCTTATATTATATGTAACCATAACACAAGAAAAACACTTTTCATATATAGTGTAGGTGGTGgatatgtgtacttatatgccTCGCTTTCTATGAGACTGTAGTAGTTACATTTAGTTTTAGAAATTCCACTTGATAGTATGTTACCTTTTAGGTTAATTAATAGTTAACTACTTTATCCGgaagatataaaaatatctcTGAAGCTGAAAGTAATATAAAGAGCGATAACgaagatattaaatatttataatcacTGTGTCATAGAATTGCTTGATAGTAATAGTCACATGGCAGCAAGCAATGAGAGTCAAGAAGAAGAAACTGAAGaaacattcatgtatatagaaaaataattagaATGATCACGAAATCAGGAAAAAGATGCACAAAGAATGGATAAGTCAACGCATAATAAAAGGCAAGGAATAAAAGATTTATTTGCTTGAGGGGAAAAGATGAAACAATGATTGATTTGATCTAAAAGAAATCTTACAACTGGTATATCTAacataataataagtaaatacaaATATTGCTCACGACTATTTGTCGCTCTCGCTCTATTTTTGTTCAATAGAGGTTGTTACATCAGAAATATTTTGGTAGTTTCCTTCAAGTAATTGTTTGGTCTGTCAGGAACGAACATTGTCAGCATCAGTGAAACAAGAAGGTTAGACTTTTCACATTAGATTTAATGATTATTATTCAGCCGAGGTCATTACGAAGAACACAACTATCAGCTTCTTAGGGTCGGGGAAGggcaaacaatatattttttctgtcagGTGATATGGCGAAATACGTTGTGTGGTGGacgaagca encodes the following:
- the LOC115219909 gene encoding octopamine receptor beta-2R; amino-acid sequence: MQINQTASRTNMADFTNETYVEESSLDFLFIFRSIAMVAIMVCAVFGNFLVIISVYKFYRLRVLTNYFIVSLAFADLLVALMVMPFSASIEIMNGQWFFGRTMCDIFNANDVLFSTASILHLCCISMDRYIAIMYPLKYDCHMTRVRVLVMLVITWVSSVCISYIPVHSQLYTTKENVLELYNATNTCPFVVNTQYAVMSSFVSFWIPGAIMVCLYVKIYLEARRQEHAIQSTVMLHTNYHSGLLANGSRYTDTSEQRNERKRIKREHKAAKTLGIIMGAFLACFMPFFSWYVITNICQEACPYPPVLSSTLFWIGYFNSCLNPIIYAYFNRDFRNAFIKLLKLEKCRCFRQDSDVVHLNYATNISDHKDMTSVHLSVDTRRQPV